The genome window CAAAAGTAAAGGCTCTGGCACTCTTAGCATCTGCTCTCTATGCCATAGGAAAAGAGAAAATGGGTGAACATACCTTCAGGAAAGCAATTTCTTTGGCTGATGATATTGGATACCCATTATGGCAGGCGGAGGCATATGGATATTTAGCCTATTATCTTGCACTCTCTGATTTGCTTGAGGATAGCCTCTATTACTTTAATCAGGCTGTTGAAATTATTCAATCATCAAGAGAGCCATACTCTCGTATTGTTTCTTTTCTCTCTAATTTAGCTAAGCTCATTGTGCAAGCTGCGGATGAGATAACAAATGAAAGGGCACTGAGTTTTTACGACCTCGCGGAGGATATATATCGCTTGATAAAGCTAAAAATCCAAGCTGATGCTGTAAAAAGAAAGAGAGAATTTGTTAGAGATGTTTTAAAGAGAGGCAGTGTTGCCATAATGAGCTTTTTGGATGTTGGGGATATTGATAAAGCAATAATCGGCATGAGGTATCTTTCTCCAAAAGAGAGAGTAGCTGCAATGCTTGAGGTTGCTTATTGGCTTTTTCTCCATGAAAGAGAGGATTTGGCTAAGATTCTCTTGGCAGATGTCTTTGATATGATACTCATAGGAAAAATTAAGCCAAGCGATTTAGAACTCGTGGGGATAGCCTACAAGTTCATGAAACTCGGCCGTTTAGATGAAGCCCTTACAATAGCGGGGGTTATTGAGGATAAAGAGAGGGCTTCGGGAGTTTTGGGCAATATTGCTTTAGCATATGCCCGCTTTGGAAAAGTGGAGAAAGCCATTTCAATAGCTGAGGGCATTCAAAACGAAATCGTTAAGAACAAAGTCCTAAAAGCTCTGAAAGGTGAAGAAGATGTGGGACACGAGTAAGGATTATCGTTTACTTGTCGCAGAAAAAGCTGTCGAGCTGTTCTTAAAGACAATTGAACATGCCAAATTTAAAGGCAGATGGGACAAGAAGAAGGCGATAAAGTTAGCCAAAGAAATGCTTCCTGAGCTACAAGCCATGAGATACTCATACCTCGACCCCAAGGAGCTCATTGATACTCCACAAATGAAGGCCCTTAAAGAGAAAGCTCAGGGGATAATTGAGGCACTTGGCGGTGAAGACTGGCACCACAAGTTCTTAAGCTTGGCTGACAAGAGTGAAAAAGAGAAAGTGGAGGAAGCAGTTGCTAAAGTTAGATTTTTCCTCAACACAATACTAAACCTAGACAAGAGATTAGCTTTAGGGAAAATCAATGATCCAGTAATTGCTGTGGATATAAAAGTCGGTGAGGTCATGAGCGTTGGAAAGCATCCAAATGCTGACAGACTTTTGGTTTGTAATGTAAACATTGGTGATAGAGCAATAACAGTTGTTACGAATGATTTGACAGTTAAAGAAGGGAACAGAGTGGCTGTTGCTTTGTTGCCACCAGCAAACTTCAGAGGAATTGTCAGCGAAGGAATGTTCCTTGGCGCTGGAGAAGGAGTACTGAAAGATGTAAAAGGAGAAATTGGAGGCTTACCTAAGGGGATTCCGCTCGATGCCTTGAAGGAGACGAGGAACTTAGTGGAGGCATTCTTGAAAAGCTAAACACACTCTTTCGCTTTCTTTAAATCTTCTTCGCTTAAACGCCAGCCCATGGCACCGAAGTTCTCCCTTAGATGTTCCTTATTGCTGGCCTTTGGGATTGCAATTACGTTTTCGTGCCAAATTAAATAGTTCAGTGCAACTTGAGCAGCCGTTTTGTTGTATTTCTCTCCTATCTTGGCTAAGCATTGGTTATATGCTAACCTTCCCTTCTCCAAAGGCGTATGTGCTATCAGAGCTATTTTTTCTTTTCTCATGTATTCGAGAAGTCCTGTCTTTTCAACCCACCTATCCATTAGTGAGTACTTCACTTCATTTGCCACTATCTCGTACTTTCTCATAGCGTCTTGACTTCTCTTTAAGAGCTCTAAATCAAAGTTGCTGACACCAATGTAGCGTATAAACCCTTCATCAACCAAATCCTCCAATGCCCAAAGTGTTTTTTTAATTCTCTCAAAATCCCCAATTGGCCAATGAAGTAAATAGAGGTCAATATAGGTTCCAAGTCTTTTTACGCTGTTCTGAGCAGCTTTCTTTGCTTTTTCATAGCCAAAATTGGTGGGCCAAACTTTACTGATTATGAAAATGCCTTCCCTCTCATATTCCTTAATGGCCTCTCCAACTATTTCTTCGCTGTGTCCAGCACCATAGAATTCGGCAGTGTCAATTAGGTTAATGCCCAAATCCAGACCGTAGCGTAAAACTTCGGTGCTCTCTCTATCTCTCGAATAATCTGCTCTCTCTTTTCCACCTATTCCCCACGTACCTATTCCTATTGCTGTAACTCTGTCGTCTCCGATTTTCTTTAAATCATTAAATAGAATAACTCTCTTCACACCATTCACCTGAAATTAATTTTTGCATCAAAATTTATTAATCCAATGCTAAAGGTTCTATTGAATGATGAATACGGGGCCACCTGAGTTATGATGAAATTTCCCCCAATGCTGATATTCCAAAAATCTATATACTCCCATATCCCTAACTTTATTGTGGGATGGAAATGGTAAGCTCGTACTTCAAACATATTCTCCTCAAGCTTGGACTTGATGAAGAGAGAATAGAGACGCTCGAAATGAAAGGTGGCATAATTGAGGATGAATTTGAGGGTTTACGATATCTTAGGTTTAAAGACTCAGCCAAAGGTCTAAGAAGAGGAACGGTTGTCTTTAACGAATCTGACATTGTTCTTGGATTTCCCCACATAAAGAGAGTTGTTCATTTAAAGAATGGTATAAGACGAATTTTCAAAAACAAGCCGTTTTATGTAGAGGAGAAAGTTGACGGCTACAACGTTAGAGTTGCTAAGGTTGGGGAGAAGATTTTGGCTTTAACGAGAGGTGGCTTCATTTGTCCCTTCACTACTGAAAGGATTGAGGACTTTATAAACGAACAATTCTTTAGGGATTATCCTAATTTAGTTCTCTGCGGTGAGATGGCGGGTCCAGAGAGCCCATATTTAGTTGAAGGACCTCCCTACGTTAGAGAAGACATTCGGTTTTTCCTCTTCGATATCCAGGAGAAGAGAACTGGAAGAAGTTTACCAGTTGAGGAAAGGTTGAAGCTGGCTGAAGAATATGGCATTCAGAGCGTTGAAGTCTTTGGTCTCTATAGCTATGAAAAGATTGATGAGCTTTATGAGCTGATTGAGAGGCTCAGCAAAGAAGGGCGGGAAGGGATAGTGATGAAAAGCCCTGACATGAGAAAAATCGTGAAGTATGTAACGCCCTATGCAAATGTCAACGACATAGGAATTGGCTCGAGAATTTTCTTTGATCTACCTCACGGCTACTTCATGCAGCGTATAAAGAGGCTAGCGTTTTATATCGCTGAGAAGCGCGTGAGGGGAGAGGATTTTGAGAAGTATGCAAAAGCCCTTGGAAAAGCCCTTCTCCAGCCCTTTGTGGAGTCAATATGGGATGTTGCTGCGGGAGAGATGATTGCTGAGATATTTACAGTTAGAGTAAAGAGGATTGAGACTGCATACAAGATGGTATCGCACTTTGAGAGGATGGGGCTTAACATTCACATTGATGACA of Thermococcus sp. M39 contains these proteins:
- a CDS encoding aldo/keto reductase — its product is MKRVILFNDLKKIGDDRVTAIGIGTWGIGGKERADYSRDRESTEVLRYGLDLGINLIDTAEFYGAGHSEEIVGEAIKEYEREGIFIISKVWPTNFGYEKAKKAAQNSVKRLGTYIDLYLLHWPIGDFERIKKTLWALEDLVDEGFIRYIGVSNFDLELLKRSQDAMRKYEIVANEVKYSLMDRWVEKTGLLEYMRKEKIALIAHTPLEKGRLAYNQCLAKIGEKYNKTAAQVALNYLIWHENVIAIPKASNKEHLRENFGAMGWRLSEEDLKKAKECV
- a CDS encoding RNA ligase, encoding MVSSYFKHILLKLGLDEERIETLEMKGGIIEDEFEGLRYLRFKDSAKGLRRGTVVFNESDIVLGFPHIKRVVHLKNGIRRIFKNKPFYVEEKVDGYNVRVAKVGEKILALTRGGFICPFTTERIEDFINEQFFRDYPNLVLCGEMAGPESPYLVEGPPYVREDIRFFLFDIQEKRTGRSLPVEERLKLAEEYGIQSVEVFGLYSYEKIDELYELIERLSKEGREGIVMKSPDMRKIVKYVTPYANVNDIGIGSRIFFDLPHGYFMQRIKRLAFYIAEKRVRGEDFEKYAKALGKALLQPFVESIWDVAAGEMIAEIFTVRVKRIETAYKMVSHFERMGLNIHIDDIEELGNGYWKITFKRVYDDATKDIRELWNGHAFVD
- a CDS encoding tRNA-binding protein → MWDTSKDYRLLVAEKAVELFLKTIEHAKFKGRWDKKKAIKLAKEMLPELQAMRYSYLDPKELIDTPQMKALKEKAQGIIEALGGEDWHHKFLSLADKSEKEKVEEAVAKVRFFLNTILNLDKRLALGKINDPVIAVDIKVGEVMSVGKHPNADRLLVCNVNIGDRAITVVTNDLTVKEGNRVAVALLPPANFRGIVSEGMFLGAGEGVLKDVKGEIGGLPKGIPLDALKETRNLVEAFLKS